From the Paenibacillus sp. FSL H8-0548 genome, one window contains:
- a CDS encoding DUF445 domain-containing protein, giving the protein MNKFSIKKKADLALLFSAIGIFIAFPFHENFVGGLFFSLFSAATIGGLADSFAVSALFGNPLQIKWPVWMGTNIIARNRERLIGELVQMVQNELLTIPNIKERLDEYNIADVLVAYLKQHGGEAGVNDILQQLADDVITTIDLQELAATVQTFLLEHADSIPVADIAADVGDWTIKNGYDDRVIEFIIPELIKIVKSAPFGTVVEQIVNSAIRSYEGDKFRRKLIDFTAGLESANISGRLQTWIVSYLQKFHSKEHPQRKELKAFITEFVVRLHTDEQLRSRIEAGKTSLLTAVKTDIRLDVYIQRGLESLRRAAAANAEGKLARYPWIQEKVHEGISYLADNAELLSKLDQYVKTTLLKWLEQKHSYIGNMVSEKLTSFSVEELTELVKEKAGRDLQYIRINGIGVGALIGVVLHLATFWIGGQA; this is encoded by the coding sequence ATGAATAAGTTCAGCATCAAGAAAAAAGCGGATTTAGCGCTGCTGTTCTCAGCTATTGGAATATTTATTGCCTTTCCTTTTCACGAGAATTTTGTCGGAGGGCTTTTTTTCTCCCTTTTTAGTGCAGCGACAATAGGCGGACTAGCGGATTCCTTCGCGGTAAGCGCTTTGTTCGGCAATCCTTTGCAGATCAAATGGCCCGTTTGGATGGGAACGAACATCATAGCCCGCAATCGGGAGCGCTTGATTGGCGAGCTTGTCCAAATGGTGCAAAATGAATTGCTGACCATCCCGAACATTAAAGAACGACTGGATGAATATAATATCGCCGATGTTCTAGTTGCTTATTTAAAGCAGCATGGCGGCGAAGCCGGTGTAAACGACATTTTGCAGCAGCTGGCGGATGATGTGATTACGACGATTGATTTGCAGGAGCTTGCTGCAACCGTACAAACCTTTTTGCTGGAGCACGCCGATTCCATTCCCGTTGCAGATATTGCAGCAGATGTTGGAGATTGGACCATTAAGAATGGCTACGATGACAGAGTCATCGAATTTATTATTCCTGAGCTTATTAAAATTGTGAAGTCTGCGCCATTTGGCACCGTCGTTGAACAAATCGTGAATTCTGCGATACGTTCCTATGAGGGGGATAAATTCAGACGGAAATTAATCGATTTTACAGCGGGTCTAGAGTCCGCGAATATTAGCGGCAGATTGCAGACATGGATCGTATCCTATTTGCAAAAATTTCATTCCAAGGAGCATCCGCAGCGAAAGGAGCTCAAAGCTTTTATTACGGAATTTGTTGTCAGACTGCATACTGACGAGCAGCTGCGTTCCCGAATTGAGGCAGGCAAGACTAGTCTTTTGACAGCTGTAAAGACGGATATCAGGCTGGACGTTTATATACAGCGAGGGCTGGAGTCATTGCGTCGCGCTGCGGCAGCAAATGCTGAAGGAAAGCTTGCGCGCTATCCGTGGATCCAAGAAAAGGTGCATGAGGGCATAAGCTATCTGGCGGATAATGCAGAGCTGCTCTCTAAGCTGGATCAATATGTGAAAACGACGTTGCTGAAATGGCTGGAGCAAAAGCATTCCTATATAGGCAATATGGTATCAGAGAAGCTTACCAGCTTCTCTGTGGAGGAGCTTACTGAGCTGGTGAAAGAGAAAGCAGGACGTGACCTGCAGTATATTCGAATAAACGGTATCGGAGTTGGAGCGCTTATCGGAGTTGTACTGCATCTGGCGACCTTCTGGATCGGGGGGCAAGCATAA
- a CDS encoding DUF445 domain-containing protein, translated as MAMRKKANRSLILLAVLFVVAACCVYVFPDQWWTRMLLYTTEAGLVGALADLFAVTVLFRHPFGWKWIPHTAIVPKNRDKLIEGVASMVEQQLLSQDLLKEKVKRISLVEVAISWVDRRPGGMLAEQGWTLISGLLAKLDIKGLSVTLDEQARRGLGKVNFSPYAGKGLRWVMDKGSFQSWLDMVVEFAAVRASDEQMKVVIRDLLGKEKEKFVSEGSVFSKWLKKVAVEIAESTNSLNLDDAAEALFHDLQSLINDLRNPKHELRVLLEDMVYQLADHLEYREDVIATVNEWRDEMVEKISLLPSIEALMGSLKQLLTKDTGLELAVQGQHSVNKADIKQLINQFVMSYWEWFKSNEETKGWLEQYAQKFVRKMIETEHAIIGVIVRKTLESFTEQKLVHFIESKVETDLQRIRLNGAYIGAALGAAFYLLLYGVYEPILNLL; from the coding sequence ATGGCAATGAGAAAAAAAGCAAACCGCAGCTTAATATTGTTAGCTGTTTTGTTCGTTGTCGCCGCCTGCTGCGTCTATGTTTTTCCGGACCAATGGTGGACCAGAATGCTGCTCTACACGACTGAGGCGGGGCTGGTAGGCGCACTCGCTGATTTATTTGCTGTAACGGTGCTGTTTCGACATCCGTTCGGCTGGAAATGGATTCCACATACCGCGATTGTTCCGAAAAATCGGGATAAGCTGATCGAAGGTGTTGCTAGCATGGTGGAGCAGCAGCTGCTCAGCCAGGATTTGTTAAAGGAAAAGGTGAAGCGGATTTCCCTTGTAGAAGTAGCGATTTCCTGGGTTGATCGTCGTCCCGGCGGCATGCTTGCAGAGCAAGGCTGGACGTTGATTTCGGGTCTGCTCGCCAAGCTGGATATTAAAGGACTATCGGTTACTTTAGATGAACAGGCTCGCAGAGGACTTGGCAAGGTGAACTTCTCTCCTTACGCTGGCAAGGGGCTTAGATGGGTGATGGATAAGGGCAGCTTTCAAAGCTGGCTTGACATGGTAGTCGAATTTGCGGCTGTTCGCGCCTCGGATGAGCAGATGAAGGTCGTCATTCGGGATTTGCTGGGGAAAGAAAAAGAGAAGTTCGTCAGTGAGGGGAGTGTTTTCTCCAAGTGGCTCAAAAAGGTGGCCGTAGAAATTGCGGAATCAACGAATTCACTTAATCTTGACGATGCAGCAGAAGCGTTGTTTCACGATTTGCAATCGTTGATTAACGATTTGCGAAACCCTAAGCATGAGCTTCGTGTACTGCTGGAGGACATGGTGTATCAGCTTGCTGATCATTTGGAATATCGCGAGGACGTCATTGCGACCGTGAATGAGTGGCGTGATGAGATGGTTGAGAAAATATCATTGCTGCCTTCCATAGAAGCATTAATGGGCAGCTTAAAGCAGCTATTAACGAAGGATACAGGCTTGGAGCTTGCTGTGCAAGGTCAGCATTCCGTGAATAAAGCGGATATTAAGCAGCTCATCAATCAATTTGTCATGTCTTATTGGGAATGGTTCAAAAGCAATGAGGAAACGAAGGGCTGGCTGGAGCAGTATGCCCAGAAATTTGTTCGCAAAATGATCGAGACAGAGCATGCGATCATTGGAGTCATCGTCCGAAAGACGCTCGAGAGCTTTACCGAGCAGAAGCTGGTGCATTTCATAGAAAGCAAGGTCGAGACCGATCTACAGCGCATTCGGTTGAATGGAGCCTACATCGGTGCTGCACTCGGCGCAGCCTTCTACCTTTTATTATACGGGGTATACGAACCGATCTTGAATTTACTGTAG
- a CDS encoding response regulator produces the protein MLRALIVDDEFEIREGLRNRFPWDTYGINEVLVADDGDTALKIALDQRPDLIVTDIKMNRMSGLEFLRSLLAVEDYKPESIVVSGYDDFELVKQAMQIGVLDYILKPINLEELNQIVRKTVDHIHKKRMDEHNEQQLINQVRFAIPKMREELLREMVEQEYDPYREARRRHRLQTLNLEWIADQHMVLVVVEADDLKAIENRNIRERDLVLFGIGNVVNQTLEEEYPYPYALCMDSSNRWVVILSCGQTDQAELCSGMAQLCIQRINDFVKVKASAGMRSTPCTYENLNEMFAEAINVLEQKAVYGGNRLFTEQGHFYEGDSTELSLGEPEEVLDLVKYGSDEEITAAMDRFVEMVQGWRLSQLRDIQQKIFEWLFEVFRRSAAAGIPNKNWGSNPIAVWEQLEQYDTLQSLREQTEIFLHAIAADFRKLSATPSQIVFEAEKILQRDYAESLTLQSVAMAVHVTPVWLSKLFKKEKRKTFLEYLTEIRIMKAKEMLGDIKYKVYQISFQVGYKDPVHFSKLFKKQVGCTPKEYRRQRGIAEE, from the coding sequence ATGCTGCGTGCACTAATAGTGGATGATGAATTTGAAATCCGAGAAGGTTTGCGTAACCGCTTTCCTTGGGACACCTATGGAATTAACGAGGTGCTGGTAGCTGATGACGGAGATACGGCCTTAAAGATTGCGCTTGATCAACGACCGGACCTTATTGTAACGGATATTAAAATGAATCGAATGTCAGGGCTCGAATTTTTGCGTTCTTTGCTTGCTGTAGAGGATTACAAGCCAGAGTCTATCGTGGTTAGCGGCTATGATGATTTTGAATTGGTCAAGCAGGCTATGCAAATTGGCGTATTGGATTATATTTTGAAGCCGATTAATTTGGAAGAGCTGAATCAAATCGTTCGTAAAACAGTAGACCATATTCACAAAAAAAGAATGGACGAGCATAATGAACAGCAGCTTATTAATCAAGTAAGATTTGCGATACCGAAAATGCGCGAGGAGCTGCTTCGCGAAATGGTTGAGCAGGAATATGATCCCTACCGTGAAGCGAGAAGGCGCCACCGTCTTCAGACGTTGAATTTGGAATGGATAGCTGATCAGCATATGGTGTTAGTGGTGGTTGAAGCTGATGACCTGAAGGCGATTGAGAATCGGAACATTAGAGAAAGGGATCTGGTGCTGTTTGGCATTGGCAATGTTGTGAATCAGACGCTGGAGGAGGAATATCCTTATCCTTACGCGCTTTGCATGGACAGCAGCAACCGCTGGGTAGTCATTTTGAGCTGTGGTCAGACCGATCAGGCGGAGCTTTGCAGCGGCATGGCACAGCTGTGCATACAGAGAATAAATGATTTTGTAAAGGTGAAGGCCAGTGCGGGAATGAGATCGACACCTTGTACCTATGAAAATTTGAATGAGATGTTCGCAGAAGCGATCAATGTGCTGGAGCAGAAGGCCGTTTATGGCGGAAATCGCTTATTTACAGAGCAGGGTCACTTTTATGAAGGGGATAGTACTGAATTGTCGCTTGGAGAGCCGGAGGAGGTACTCGATCTCGTCAAATATGGATCGGATGAGGAGATAACAGCTGCGATGGATCGGTTCGTGGAGATGGTTCAAGGCTGGCGCTTAAGTCAGCTGCGTGACATTCAGCAAAAGATTTTTGAATGGCTGTTTGAAGTATTCCGCAGATCCGCCGCTGCCGGCATTCCGAATAAAAATTGGGGCAGCAATCCGATTGCCGTGTGGGAGCAGCTAGAGCAATATGATACACTGCAGTCGCTTCGCGAGCAGACTGAGATTTTTCTTCATGCGATTGCCGCTGATTTCCGTAAGCTGTCTGCAACGCCCAGCCAAATTGTATTTGAAGCGGAGAAAATATTGCAGCGGGATTACGCGGAGAGCTTGACGCTTCAAAGTGTAGCGATGGCTGTACATGTGACACCGGTATGGCTAAGCAAGCTGTTCAAGAAAGAGAAGCGCAAAACCTTTTTGGAATATTTAACAGAAATACGTATTATGAAAGCAAAGGAAATGCTGGGTGATATTAAATACAAGGTGTATCAAATATCGTTTCAGGTAGGATACAAGGACCCTGTGCATTTCTCCAAGCTATTCAAAAAACAAGTGGGCTGCACGCCTAAGGAATACCGCAGGCAACGAGGTATTGCAGAGGAGTAA
- a CDS encoding DinB family protein, with product MNESFNKEWLLHKFEEIRRRILKAVDQLDDEQLNWRPNEASHSISTLIKHIEGNIQQRIASGILHQEVQRNREAELNQTYRSKLELQMIIESGMQLVLDTIRHMTDEMMEQKQQVRNHERTNLDMLHQCAAHYSEHMGQIFYIAKQCLGEQYKSTSL from the coding sequence ATGAATGAAAGCTTTAATAAAGAGTGGCTGCTGCATAAGTTCGAGGAAATACGAAGAAGGATACTTAAAGCGGTGGATCAGCTTGATGATGAACAGCTGAACTGGAGACCGAATGAAGCAAGTCACAGCATCTCTACACTTATTAAACATATAGAAGGCAATATTCAGCAAAGAATCGCGAGCGGGATTTTGCATCAGGAGGTACAGCGGAATCGTGAGGCTGAGCTTAATCAAACGTATAGGAGTAAGCTGGAGCTGCAGATGATTATAGAATCAGGAATGCAGCTTGTCCTAGATACGATTAGACATATGACCGACGAAATGATGGAACAGAAGCAGCAGGTGAGGAATCACGAAAGAACAAATTTGGATATGCTGCATCAGTGTGCGGCTCATTACTCTGAGCATATGGGGCAGATTTTCTACATAGCGAAGCAATGCTTAGGAGAACAATATAAATCGACCTCTTTGTAA
- a CDS encoding potassium channel family protein produces MISFLLTLKRLLSGLWKAFKMKNFQAIFVLVLVILLSGTIFYVKQEGLSIIDALYFCVTTLSTVGHPTFEPQTSLGKVFTMLYIIVGTGLFLAMIGHIAYALIKSPDNDDKK; encoded by the coding sequence ATGATATCCTTTTTACTAACGTTAAAGCGATTGTTAAGCGGCTTGTGGAAAGCCTTCAAGATGAAAAACTTCCAAGCTATTTTTGTATTAGTATTAGTGATATTGCTGTCCGGCACCATCTTCTATGTCAAGCAGGAAGGGCTGTCCATTATCGATGCTCTGTACTTTTGCGTTACTACCTTAAGTACGGTGGGGCACCCAACCTTTGAACCCCAGACATCGCTTGGAAAAGTATTTACGATGCTCTACATTATCGTCGGCACAGGGCTGTTTCTCGCTATGATTGGGCATATCGCCTACGCACTGATCAAATCGCCAGACAACGATGACAAGAAGTAG